The Apibacter raozihei DNA segment TTATTTTATAATTTTTAAGGTTTATGGCAGCTGATGTTATTTTTCCGCTGGCCGGAAGAGCATTTTTAGGGGTTTCGCTACATGAAATGAATAAAAACAATATAATCAGAAATCCTAAAAGTGGTTTTTTCATTTTTAATATTTTAAATTTGTGAAAGGAAATATTATCTTTTGATTAATCTAACGTATTAGTTAAGAGTTATAATATACTTCTATAAAAAATTTTTAAAACTTTTTTACAGGCTATTTATGTTAGAAATTAATGACTTATCATTTTCATACGATTCAGATAAGAAAATAATATCATCTCTTACCTTTCATGTTGAACAGGGAAATATGCTGGCACTTATAGGTGAAAGCGGTAGTGGTAAGAGTACTATTCTGAAATTAATTTACGGCTTACTAGATTGGGAAAGCGGTGAAATTATTTACAATGGCCGTAAGCTTACCGGCTTCAAAGGAAATCTGGTACCCGGAGAATCTGAATTCAAATATCTGGAACAGGATTTCGGATTAATGCCTTATGCGACTGTAGGCGAAAATGTTGGGAAATTCTTATCTAATATAGATCTTAAAGAGAAACATGAACGCATTGTTTTTTTGTTAAGCCTGGTAGAAATGGATGAATATATAGATAGTAAAGCGGATAACTTAAGCGGCGGGCAAAAACAAAGAGTAGCTTTAGCTAAAGCTTTGGCTCAGACACCCTCTGTACTACTTTTGGATGAACCTTTTTCTCAGGTTGACACTTTTAAGAAAAGCATGTTAAAAAGAGCTGTTTTCGATTTTGCCAAAGAAAATAATATTTCTATTGTTCTTGCTACTCATGAAATTGAAGACGCTTTAGCCTTTGCTGATGAAATGATTATAATTAAAAAGGGAACTATTGTACAGAAAGGTTTACCCGCAGATATTTACAAAATGCCTGAAAATGAATATGTAGCAAACCTTTTCGGAGAAACCAACGTACTTTCCAAAGAAGAATTTCCCGGCTTATCAGAATATACTCATCATTCTCCTGTACTTGTTTACCCTCATCAATTGATACTTTCAGATAACGGATTAAGGGTTAAAGTCTTAAAAAGTTACTATCTAGGAAGTCATTACTTGGTTGAAAGTATTTATAAGTTTAAACGAATCTGGTTTCACAGCCCTAATTTCTTCCTGGCTGGAGATGAATGTTTTTTGCAAATTGAAAATTTTCAGATTTTTGATTAAATACTTTTTTGATTAATTTTTTCTACAAAAAAATTAAAAAAATTTTAAACTTTATATGTAACAAATATGTAATTTAGCGCCCAATAATTTTTATATTAAAACACTATAATTGTAAGGAACTAAGTATATATTCTGTGAAAAAAGACCAAGCTTTCTACGTTCCGATTTTATGCCTGATATTTCTAGCAGGCCTGATAGCTTTACGCTATCTACCTCCTGTCACTGTTTTCGGGTATGAGTTGAAAACCATAGATATGTTTTCAGATGTAGAAAAGGAACCTGCTTCTGATATTATAAAAATTGTTCCCAAGGTTGAGCCTAAAGTTGAAATCCGATGCCCTAAAAATAAAATTTGTTTTGAAGATTATTCTGTGGATCAGAATATGTTTAAAACTTTATTTTTATCAATTGATAATTTAAAATCAGATACTCTAGGCAAAGTTCGTATCGCTTTTTTTGGAGACAGCTTTATTGAAGGGGATGTATTTTGTGGGGATTTCAGAGACTTATTACAAGAAAAGTTTGGAGGCATGGGGGTTGGATGGGTACCTGTCACTTCAGAGGTGTCCCAATTCCGACAAACAATAAAAGAAGATTTTAAAAATTATACAACTTTTGACGCTGTACATCATCCAAAGGAAAAAGTTCCCTATCCTCCTTTTGGTATTTGCACACAACCTTTACCCAACAACAGTGCTACCTATTATTCTACTCATTTTTCACCGCGAACTGATAAACTTCCGAATTTCAGGATTTTATATCAATCCAAATCTCCTTTCTCTGCTAAAGTTATTTCAGATGGTAATTCTCAAAACATTCAACTAAAAGCTGGTAAAAATATACAGGATCATTCTATACTTATAAATAAATCGAAAAAGGTCAATCTTACTTTCGCTTCAGATCCGAATATATTTTTGTATGGATTTTCATTTGAGGATCAATCAGGAGTGTATGTCGATAATTTTTCTTTAAGAGGTAATGCTGGTTTATCTCTTTTATCGAGTTCGAGTGAAATGCATAAATCTTTAAACCGGCTACAAGATTACAAACTAATCATTCTTCAGTATGGAGTTAATGCCGTGTCAGAAAAAGCTAGTGACTTTGCATGGTATACTCGAATGATGAATAAGGTTATAACTGAAATGAAAGCTTCTTATCCTCAGGCAGGAATACTTTTAATCAGCGTTGGCGACAGAAGCAAAAAAATTAATGGAGCTTATAAAACTCTTCCAACTATTAAGTTAATGGTGGAAGCACAACGTGCAATTGCAGCTGAAAACAAAATTGCTTTCTGGAATATGTATGAAGCCATGGGCGGAGAAAGTTCTATGGTTGATTATGTAACTGCCAATCCTCCTAAGGCAAACAAAGACTATACACATATCAATTTTTTAGGTGGTAAAGAAATTGGAACTTTATTATTTAACAGTTTATTATTCGAATATGAAAAAGCAAAATCTAAATAAACCTGCCCTAATCCTTTTGGTGCTTTGTATTTGCTTTTTTCAAAAAGCGTATACTCAACAAAACTATCCTTTTATAAAAAAAGAGAAAAACGTTATACATAATGCTAAAGTTCTTGATTCTTTTTTCAATTCGTTGCGTAATTCAAAAAATAAACAAGTAAATATTGTTCATATAGGAGACTCACACCTTCAGGCGAATCACATAAGTCATGTTTTACGAACAAATTTCCAGACTTTGTTTGGTAATGCAGGACGAGGTTTGGTTGTTCCCTATCAGGTGGCGGGTACCAATTCTCCTGAAGATATTAAATCTTCTTCTCAGTTTGTATGGGCCGGAAAAAGAAACTGTAAGCCTTTACTCCCTCAATCAACAGGCATCGGAGGTATTACCATTGAAACTAAAGACTCAATATCAGCTTTTATGTTGGAACTTCCTGAAAAATATAAGTTTACTCATTTAGATATATTTTTTGAAAATGATGAGCATAGTTTTGATTTAAAAATTGAAGATACATTGAATCATCAATCCATATCTGTTAAAAATTTTATTACTTTAAAAGATAAAAACATATCGAAAATAAATCTATCTAAACCGACAAATAAAATTGAGTTTGTAAGTATCAAGTCTTTACCGATTCAAAATCACATGACTATATTGGGAATCAACACAAGAAATGATAATCCCGGAGTTATATATCATAGTATTGGTGTAAACGGGGCCGAATATTTTCATTATGATACTTCAGAATATTTTAATGTACAAACCCCTTTTCTCTCACCTGATTTACTGATTATTTCGTTAGGCACCAATGAGGCCTACAGAAAAGACAATGATTTTAACGAAGATATTATAAAGGAAGAAATTCAACATTTTATAGACAACTTAAAAAAACATAATCCGGGTGTGCCTATATTAATAACAACTCCGGCTAATGCTTACGTAAATAAAAAATATCAAAACGCCAGATTAAAAATTATACATGATATATTGGTTTCTTATTCTGATGAACAGCAACTCGCATATTGGGATTTACAGGAAGTAAGTGGTAATGCATCAAACTGGAAAAATTACAATTTATTCAGTAAAGATTTAATTCACTATAACATCAAAGGTTATCAATTACAGGGTAACTTATTATTTAACGCTTTAATTAACTCTTTTAACGAGTATGTTTCCAATAACCCATAAATATATTACCGTAAACGAAATTTCTAAAATTATTCCGGATCTCGACCTTCATAAGCTGATTGAGCAGTTTTATTTTAATCCTAAAGAGCCTTTAATTTTCAGTAGCGGATATTTTGTATTTATATTCACTGCTTTTATGATTGGGTATGCATTATTACATAAAACGCATTTCCCTAAGGTAATTTATGTAATTTTATTCTCGCTTTATTTTTACTATAGATCCAGCGGATATTACTATTTAATTTTAATTTTCTGCGTTTTTTTTGATTTTTTTACTGGACATTTAATCCATAAGGCACAAAAGAAAATAACGAGACAATTACTTCTCTTTTTTAGTCTTGCTGTTAACTTAGGAATTTTAATCCATTTTAAATACACTAATTTTCTTATAGATTCATTTAATACTGTTGCCGACACAGAATATAAAAAAATTGATATTTT contains these protein-coding regions:
- a CDS encoding ABC transporter ATP-binding protein encodes the protein MLEINDLSFSYDSDKKIISSLTFHVEQGNMLALIGESGSGKSTILKLIYGLLDWESGEIIYNGRKLTGFKGNLVPGESEFKYLEQDFGLMPYATVGENVGKFLSNIDLKEKHERIVFLLSLVEMDEYIDSKADNLSGGQKQRVALAKALAQTPSVLLLDEPFSQVDTFKKSMLKRAVFDFAKENNISIVLATHEIEDALAFADEMIIIKKGTIVQKGLPADIYKMPENEYVANLFGETNVLSKEEFPGLSEYTHHSPVLVYPHQLILSDNGLRVKVLKSYYLGSHYLVESIYKFKRIWFHSPNFFLAGDECFLQIENFQIFD
- a CDS encoding SGNH/GDSL hydrolase family protein, whose product is MKKDQAFYVPILCLIFLAGLIALRYLPPVTVFGYELKTIDMFSDVEKEPASDIIKIVPKVEPKVEIRCPKNKICFEDYSVDQNMFKTLFLSIDNLKSDTLGKVRIAFFGDSFIEGDVFCGDFRDLLQEKFGGMGVGWVPVTSEVSQFRQTIKEDFKNYTTFDAVHHPKEKVPYPPFGICTQPLPNNSATYYSTHFSPRTDKLPNFRILYQSKSPFSAKVISDGNSQNIQLKAGKNIQDHSILINKSKKVNLTFASDPNIFLYGFSFEDQSGVYVDNFSLRGNAGLSLLSSSSEMHKSLNRLQDYKLIILQYGVNAVSEKASDFAWYTRMMNKVITEMKASYPQAGILLISVGDRSKKINGAYKTLPTIKLMVEAQRAIAAENKIAFWNMYEAMGGESSMVDYVTANPPKANKDYTHINFLGGKEIGTLLFNSLLFEYEKAKSK
- a CDS encoding GDSL-type esterase/lipase family protein, with protein sequence MKKQNLNKPALILLVLCICFFQKAYTQQNYPFIKKEKNVIHNAKVLDSFFNSLRNSKNKQVNIVHIGDSHLQANHISHVLRTNFQTLFGNAGRGLVVPYQVAGTNSPEDIKSSSQFVWAGKRNCKPLLPQSTGIGGITIETKDSISAFMLELPEKYKFTHLDIFFENDEHSFDLKIEDTLNHQSISVKNFITLKDKNISKINLSKPTNKIEFVSIKSLPIQNHMTILGINTRNDNPGVIYHSIGVNGAEYFHYDTSEYFNVQTPFLSPDLLIISLGTNEAYRKDNDFNEDIIKEEIQHFIDNLKKHNPGVPILITTPANAYVNKKYQNARLKIIHDILVSYSDEQQLAYWDLQEVSGNASNWKNYNLFSKDLIHYNIKGYQLQGNLLFNALINSFNEYVSNNP